The nucleotide sequence GCCTGCTCCACGACGTCGGGCTTCCCGCCGACCATGAAGGTCAGGGTGGCCGCGGCCGCGCCGCTGATCCCGCCGGAGACCGGCGCGTCCACGAAGCGGAAGCCGGCGTCCTCGGCGGCCCGGTGGAGCTCCTCCGCGGTCTCCACGTCGATGGTGGAGCTGTCGATGAGCAGCGCGTCCTTCGGGGCGAGCGCGATGACGCCGCTGTCGCCGAGGTAGACGGCGCGGGCGTGCTCGCCCTTGGGCAGCATCGTGAACACGACGTCGGCGCCCTGGAGGGCCTCCTCCAGCGTGTCGAAGGTCTGCACGCCGCGGTCGCGGGCGGCCGCCATGGCGTCGGCGCTGACGTCGTGGCCGCGGACGTCGTAGCCCGCCCCGGCGAGGTTGGCGGACATCGGGTTGCCCATGTGGCCGAGGCCGATCCAGGTGATGGTGGTCATCGGGGAGTCCCTTCTGCAAGGTGTCGAGGGTGTCGGGAGCTGGGGGTCGTGCACAGCGCGCCCAGCGGCGGACCGGGGAGCCGGTCCGCCGCTGGGCGCGGGTGGGTGCGGAGGTCGGGGATCAGGAGGTCCGGTCCTCGGCGGACTTCTCCTCGGAGAGCCGGCGCCGGTCCTCGGCGTCGATATCCTGCAGGGAGATGCCCTTGGTCTCGCGCAGCGTCCACACCGCGAAGAGGGTGATGAGGCAGGCGATGGCGATGTAGATCGCGATCGGCACCCAGGAGTTGAACTCGCGCAGCAGGGCGGTGGCGATGATCGGGGCCAGCGAGCCGGCCACGATCGAGGTCACCTGGTAGCCCAGGGAGACGCCCGAGTAGCGCATCCGGGTGGGGAACATCTCGGCCATGATGGCCGGCTGCCCGGCGTACATGAGCGCGTGGATCATCAGGCCGATGGTGATGGACGCCAGGATGATGAAGCTGTTGTCCGTGTTGAACATCGGGAAGGCGATGAACGCCCAGAAGATGCCGAGGAAGGCGCCCGCGGCGTACATCGGGCGGCGGCCCACCCTGTCGGTGGCCCGGCCGACGAGCGGCACGCAGATCGCGTGGATCACGTGGGCGATCAGCAGCAGGAGCAGGATCCGGCTGGTGTCCACGTCACGCTGGGTGGACAGGTAGGTGATCGAGAAGGTGACCACCACGTAGTAGAGGATGTTCTCGGCGAAGCGCAGGCCCATGGCGCCGAAGACGCCGCGGGGGTAGCGGCGGAAGACCTCGCCCACGCCGTAGGCGGCGGACTTCTCCTCGCGGACCTCCTGCTGGGCCTCCTTGAAGATCGCGGCGTCCGTCACGTGGGTGCGGATGTAGTAGCCGATGGCCACGATGACGATCGAGAGCCAGAAGCCCACGCGCCAGCCCCAGGAGAGGAAGGCCTCCTCGGAGAGGGTGAAGGACAGGGTGAGCAGCACGACGGTGGCCAGCAGGTTGCCCAGCGGCACGGCGGCCTGCGGCCAGCTGGACCAGAAGCCGCGCTCCTTGTTGGGGGAGTGCTCGGCCACGAGCAGGACCGCGCCGCCCCACTCGCCGCCCACCGCGAAGCCCTGCACGAAGCGCAGCACCACCAGCATGGCGGGGGCCCAGTAGCCGACCTGCTCGAAGCCGGGCAGGCAGCCCATGAGGAAGGTGGCGGCGCCGACCATGACGATCGAGATCTGCAGCAGGTGCTTGCGCCCGTACTTGTCGCCGAAGTGGCCGAAGACGATGCCGCCAAGCGGGCGGGCGATGAAGCCGACCGCGTAGATCAGGAACGCCTTGAGGATGCCGTCCAGCGGGTTGCCGGTGTCCACGAAGAAGAGCTGGCCGAAGACCAGGGTGGACGCGGTGGCGAAGAGGAAGAACTCGTACCACTCCACGACCGTGCCGGCCATCGAGGCCGCCACGACCTTCTTCAGCCCGCCCCGGTTCTCGGGGGAGTCGTTCGGGTCCGCCGACGCGGCGACCCTGTCCTCGGTGCTCATGTGGTTCTCCTCCTGCTGGGGAAACGGTGACGGTGGTCACAATGTTTGCCTACAGTGTGCGGATATGTGGTGCGCTTCACAATGACCATGCGCTCGCGGCACCTGTGCAAAAATGCACATGCCGCCCGGACGTGTGCGTTCCCCCGGGCCGGTCCAGCCCCCGGGAGGAGAAGCCCCTTGTCGCACGGTGCCGACGACCTCCTGCTGCTGCTCGCGGTGGTCCGCCACGGCTCCTACGCCGGCGCCGCCGCGGACCTCGGGCTCAGTCACACGACCGTGTCGCGGCGGATGGCGGCGCTCGAGAAGACCGTGGGCGCCCGGCTGCTCGTGCGCACCGGGGAGATGTGGGAGCCCAGCGAGCTGGGCCGGAAGTTCGTGGCCGCCGGCGAGGAGATCGAGGCGGCGCTGGGCTCCCTCCCGCTCGGCGCGGGCGGGCGCGGCAGCACCGTCAACGGCGTGGTGCGGGCGCTGGCTCCGGACGGCTTCGGCGGCGTGGTGATGGGCGCGGCCATGCGGCGGCTCATCGAGGAGCACCCCGGGGTGCGGCTGGAGATGATCAACGCGGCACGGCGGGCGCAGACCAACCCGGTGGGCATCGACCTGGAGGTGGTCGTCGGGCGCCCGGAGGTCTCCCGCAAGGAGGCCTTCCACCTGGCCGACTACTCCCTGGGCGTCTATGCCTCCCGGGACTACCTGGCCGCCCACCCGGCCATCCGCACGCCCGACCAGGTGCAGGAGCACCCGCTCATCTACTTCGTGGACTCCATGCAGGACGTCGCGGAGCTGGACATCCCGCGCCGGCGGTTCCCGCGGATGCGCCAGGGCGTGGGGGCGACGTCCTCGGTGGTGCACGTGGAGCTCACCCGGGCGGGCGCCGGGGTCGGGCTGCTGCCCTGCTATCTCGCCGAGCGGGCCGGGGACCTGGTCCGGCTCTTCCCCCAGGAGCTGTGGTTCCCCGTGGAGTACTGGGTGGTCTCCCGCGCCGACCTGCTGCGCCGGCCCGCCGTGCGGGCGGTCATGACCGCGATCCGCGCGGCCGTGGCCGACATGAAGGACGAGCTCATCGCCGCCCCGGCGGCGGACACGGACTGAACCGCGCCGTCCGCCGTCCCCGCGGAGCGCGCCCTACCGGGAGCGGAGGATGTCGAAGACCGAGGAGTCGTCGTGCCGGCCGTGGCCCTCGCGGCGGCCGCGCACGTAGAGCTGCTCGGCCGCCGAGGCCAGCGGCACCGGCTGGGCGACCGCCCGGGCGGCGTCGGTGACCAGACCCATGTCCTTGACGAAGATGTCCAGGGCGGAGCGGACCTCGGCCTGCTCGCCCTGCAGCATCCGCGGCCCGCGGTCCTCGAACATGAAGGACGTGGCGGCCCCGGTCGAGAGGACCTCCAGGCACTGCGCCGGGTCCAGGCCCATGGAGTCCGCCAGGGCCAGCGCCTCGCCCGCCACGGCGATGTGCACCCCGCACAGCAGCTGGTTGACCACCTTGAACCGCTGCCCGTCGCCGACCCGGGGGCCGACGAGCGGGGCGTTGGCGGCCATCGCGTCCAGCAGCGGCCGGACAGCGGCGACGTCCTGGTCCGCGCCGCCGACCATCACGAGCAGGTCCCCGGTGGCGGCGCGCGCCGTGCCGCCGGACACCGGGGCGTCGACGACCCGCCGGACGCCGCGGCTCTCGAGGCCCTGCGCGGCGGACTCCACGGCCTGGGGGCCGACGGTCGCCATCACGAGCAGGACCGTGTCCGGGTCCAGGGCGTCGGCGATGCCGCGCTCGCCGAACAGGACGTCGTGCAGCTGCGCCCCGGTCGCGACCATGACGACGACGACGTCCGCGCCGGCCGCGGCCTCCCGGGGATCGGCCAGCAGCTCCAGGGCGTCGCCCACGACCTCCCCGGCGCGGGGGGAGACGTCGAAGCCGCGGACGGGGAAGCCGGCGCGGGCCAGGGCGAGGGCCATGGGGGCGCCCATGGCGCCCAGCCCGAGGAAGCCGACGGACAGGGGTGTGCTCATGACGGGTTCTCCTGGGGATCAGAGGTGCGGGTGTGTGCGGCGGCCCGGTCGAGGACCTCCACGACGTCGGCGAGGGCGCTCTCGGTGCCCACGTTGCCGGGGAAGACCACATAGGGCCCGCCCCGGGTGGTGTCCGGGGCGTCGGTGGGCTGGAACATGGAGATCTGGCCGGGGAAGAACTGGCCGGCCACGGTGGCCCGGCGGATGCCGAGACCGCGGTGGGCCACCTCGTGGGAGGTGATCCCGCCCTTGGCCACGACCCACGCCGGGCGGGCCTGCGCCACCCCGTGCACAACCTCCACGAGCGCGTCGGAGACCGACCGGGCGATGGCCAGCGACTCGTCGGGGTCGTCCGTGCGCACGAGCTCGCGGCTCGTCCACACGACCGCGTCGCGGCTCCCCAGCGCCTCGGTGATCCGCGCGACGGCGTCGGCCACGTAGCCGGGGCGGGCGTTGTCGTCGAGCAGGGTGGGCACGTGGAGCTCGACCTCGAAGAGGTCGCGGCGGGTCCGCAGCTCGGCGAGCTGGCGGTTGGTGAGCCCCACGTGGGAGCCGACGGCCACGATTCCGTGCGGGAGGCGCCCGGGGCCCACCACGATGTCCTCGGGGCCGAGCTCGCGCGAGTCGGTCAGCCCGGCCAGGGGCCGCACGAAGGACGGGCCGCACCGGGTGACGAACGTGCGGCCCTCGGCCTCGAGGACGGCGAGGGCCTGCGCCACGGTGTCGAGGTCCGCGTACTCCGTGGCGTTGACGACCACCCAGGCCCGGTCCCGGGCCCGGCGCAGGATGCCGGCGACCGCGTCCACGCCCCCGGAGCGGATGTCCGTCAGGCCGATGGAGAGGATCGCGTCCCGGCCCAGCGTCCCGCCGGAGCGCTCCACGAGGAAGTCCTTGAGGTCGGAGGAGGAGTAGCCGAAGGTGGCGTCCGCGGCGAAGTCGGTCTCCCCCACGGGCATCGGGCGGCCCTGCAGGACCGCGTAGTGGACGTCGTCCTCGGTGTAGCGGCCGGCCTCGAGCATGGCCGGGGCGAGGAGGAACCCGTCGACCGCCACCCCGTGCCGCGCGAGGACGTCGGCGAGGGCCGTGGGTTCGGCGATGACGTGCCCGCGCAGCGTGGAGTCGCTGCGGGAGACGAGGTGGGGCAGGGGCAGGTGCTCGGCGGTGAGGGCCTCCAGCACCGCGGAGACGAGCTCGGTGTTGATCGCCACGGCCTCGGCCTCGGGCCGGGCCCGGCTGTTGGTGAGCACGAAGCAGGTGCGCCCGGGGTGCCGGACGACGTCCAGCACGGGGGCGGGGTCGAGCTCGAGGACGACGTCGACGTCG is from Kocuria rosea and encodes:
- a CDS encoding MFS transporter, encoding MSTEDRVAASADPNDSPENRGGLKKVVAASMAGTVVEWYEFFLFATASTLVFGQLFFVDTGNPLDGILKAFLIYAVGFIARPLGGIVFGHFGDKYGRKHLLQISIVMVGAATFLMGCLPGFEQVGYWAPAMLVVLRFVQGFAVGGEWGGAVLLVAEHSPNKERGFWSSWPQAAVPLGNLLATVVLLTLSFTLSEEAFLSWGWRVGFWLSIVIVAIGYYIRTHVTDAAIFKEAQQEVREEKSAAYGVGEVFRRYPRGVFGAMGLRFAENILYYVVVTFSITYLSTQRDVDTSRILLLLLIAHVIHAICVPLVGRATDRVGRRPMYAAGAFLGIFWAFIAFPMFNTDNSFIILASITIGLMIHALMYAGQPAIMAEMFPTRMRYSGVSLGYQVTSIVAGSLAPIIATALLREFNSWVPIAIYIAIACLITLFAVWTLRETKGISLQDIDAEDRRRLSEEKSAEDRTS
- a CDS encoding LysR family transcriptional regulator, which encodes MSHGADDLLLLLAVVRHGSYAGAAADLGLSHTTVSRRMAALEKTVGARLLVRTGEMWEPSELGRKFVAAGEEIEAALGSLPLGAGGRGSTVNGVVRALAPDGFGGVVMGAAMRRLIEEHPGVRLEMINAARRAQTNPVGIDLEVVVGRPEVSRKEAFHLADYSLGVYASRDYLAAHPAIRTPDQVQEHPLIYFVDSMQDVAELDIPRRRFPRMRQGVGATSSVVHVELTRAGAGVGLLPCYLAERAGDLVRLFPQELWFPVEYWVVSRADLLRRPAVRAVMTAIRAAVADMKDELIAAPAADTD
- a CDS encoding NAD(P)-dependent oxidoreductase, which encodes MSTPLSVGFLGLGAMGAPMALALARAGFPVRGFDVSPRAGEVVGDALELLADPREAAAGADVVVVMVATGAQLHDVLFGERGIADALDPDTVLLVMATVGPQAVESAAQGLESRGVRRVVDAPVSGGTARAATGDLLVMVGGADQDVAAVRPLLDAMAANAPLVGPRVGDGQRFKVVNQLLCGVHIAVAGEALALADSMGLDPAQCLEVLSTGAATSFMFEDRGPRMLQGEQAEVRSALDIFVKDMGLVTDAARAVAQPVPLASAAEQLYVRGRREGHGRHDDSSVFDILRSR
- a CDS encoding four-carbon acid sugar kinase family protein; translated protein: MTAPRTLLVLDDDPTGSQCVHDVDVVLELDPAPVLDVVRHPGRTCFVLTNSRARPEAEAVAINTELVSAVLEALTAEHLPLPHLVSRSDSTLRGHVIAEPTALADVLARHGVAVDGFLLAPAMLEAGRYTEDDVHYAVLQGRPMPVGETDFAADATFGYSSSDLKDFLVERSGGTLGRDAILSIGLTDIRSGGVDAVAGILRRARDRAWVVVNATEYADLDTVAQALAVLEAEGRTFVTRCGPSFVRPLAGLTDSRELGPEDIVVGPGRLPHGIVAVGSHVGLTNRQLAELRTRRDLFEVELHVPTLLDDNARPGYVADAVARITEALGSRDAVVWTSRELVRTDDPDESLAIARSVSDALVEVVHGVAQARPAWVVAKGGITSHEVAHRGLGIRRATVAGQFFPGQISMFQPTDAPDTTRGGPYVVFPGNVGTESALADVVEVLDRAAAHTRTSDPQENPS